One Euphorbia lathyris chromosome 1, ddEupLath1.1, whole genome shotgun sequence DNA segment encodes these proteins:
- the LOC136214346 gene encoding kiwellin-1-like, with translation MKQLTHFLLLLSLVIAAAALMAEAQTCNPSGKLRGKKPPNDECNNENDSECCEEGKLYNIYRCSPQVSKQTKATLTINSFQRGGDGGGESACDGKYHDDNTPVVALSTGWFNNRKRCLNYIRINGNGRSVKAMVVDECDSTMGCDDEHSFQPPCQNNIVDASKAVWKGLGLTESDYRWGMMDVTWSDA, from the coding sequence ATGAAGCAACTCACCCATTTTCTCCTACTCCTCTCTCTTGTTATTGCTGCAGCCGCTCTAATGGCGGAGGCACAAACCTGCAATCCTAGCGGCAAATTGAGGGGAAAGAAACCCCCAAACGATGAATGTAACAATGAAAATGATTCTGAATGCTGCGAGGAAGGCAAACTCTATAACATCTATAGATGTTCGCCGCAGGTTTCGAAGCAAACCAAGGCGACTTTAACCATCAATAGCTTTCAGAGGGGCGGAGACGGAGGCGGAGAGTCGGCATGTGATGGAAAATATCATGATGATAATACTCCGGTGGTGGCTTTGTCGACCGGATGGTTCAATAACAGGAAAAGATGCCTTAATTatattaggattaatggaaatGGAAGGAGTGTGAAAGCTATGGTTGTGGATGAATGTGATTCCACAATGGGATGTGACGATGAACATAGTTTTCAGCCGCCGTGTCAGAATAATATTGTGGATGCTTCCAAAGCTGTTTGGAAGGGATTAGGTTTGACAGAAAGTGATTATCGATGGGGAATGATGGATGTTACCTGGTCTGATGCTTAA